From Amycolatopsis sp. YIM 10, the proteins below share one genomic window:
- the pgk gene encoding phosphoglycerate kinase, whose translation MAFKTLDDLISEGVAGRRVLVRADLNVPLDGDRITDDGRVRAALPTIKRLAGSGARVIVAAHLGRPKGAPDPKFSLAPVAARLGELLGAEVALAGDVVGESAKSVTGALSDGQVALLENVRFDPRETSKVEEERAGLARELAELTGESASDSGAVGLGGAFVSDGFGVVHRKQASVFDIAGVLPAYTGGLVLAELEVLRKLTEEPARPYAVVLGGAKVSDKLGVIANLLTKVDRLLIGGGMAYTFLKAQGYEVGGSLLQADQLDQVSGFLAEAEKRGVELVLPVDVLAATGFAADAPYEVVDATAIPADRQGLDIGPRTRELFAGKLADAETVFWNGPMGVFEFDAFAGGTRAVAEAIAASDAFSVVGGGDSAAAVRQLGLPEDGFSHISTGGGASLEYLEGKDLPGVSVLGE comes from the coding sequence ATGGCCTTCAAAACTCTCGATGACCTGATCAGCGAGGGTGTGGCGGGTCGGCGCGTGCTGGTGCGCGCCGACCTCAACGTCCCCCTCGACGGCGACCGGATCACCGACGACGGCCGGGTCCGGGCCGCGCTGCCGACGATCAAGCGGCTCGCCGGATCCGGCGCGCGCGTGATCGTGGCGGCGCACCTCGGCCGCCCCAAGGGCGCGCCGGACCCCAAGTTCTCCCTCGCGCCGGTCGCGGCGCGGCTGGGTGAACTGCTGGGCGCGGAAGTCGCGCTGGCCGGTGACGTGGTCGGCGAAAGCGCCAAGTCGGTCACCGGTGCGCTGTCCGACGGCCAGGTGGCCCTGCTGGAGAACGTGCGGTTCGACCCGCGCGAGACCAGCAAGGTCGAGGAGGAGCGGGCCGGCCTGGCCCGCGAGCTGGCCGAGCTGACCGGCGAAAGCGCCAGTGACTCCGGCGCCGTCGGGCTCGGGGGCGCCTTCGTCTCCGACGGGTTCGGTGTGGTGCACCGCAAGCAGGCCTCGGTGTTCGACATCGCGGGTGTGCTCCCGGCCTACACCGGCGGCCTCGTGCTGGCCGAGCTCGAGGTGCTGCGCAAGCTCACCGAGGAGCCCGCCCGGCCGTACGCCGTGGTGCTCGGCGGCGCCAAGGTCTCGGACAAGCTCGGCGTGATCGCCAACCTGCTGACCAAGGTCGACCGCCTGCTCATCGGCGGCGGCATGGCCTACACCTTTCTCAAGGCGCAGGGCTACGAGGTCGGCGGCTCGCTGCTGCAGGCCGACCAGCTCGACCAGGTCAGCGGTTTCCTCGCCGAGGCCGAGAAGCGCGGCGTGGAGCTGGTGCTCCCGGTCGACGTGCTGGCCGCCACCGGCTTCGCCGCCGACGCGCCGTACGAGGTCGTCGACGCCACCGCGATCCCGGCCGACCGGCAGGGCCTCGACATCGGCCCGCGCACGCGCGAGCTGTTCGCGGGCAAGCTGGCCGACGCGGAGACGGTGTTCTGGAACGGCCCGATGGGTGTGTTCGAGTTCGACGCCTTCGCCGGCGGCACCAGGGCGGTCGCCGAGGCGATCGCCGCGAGTGACGCGTTCAGCGTGGTCGGCGGCGGTGACTCCGCGGCCGCGGTGCGTCAGCTCGGCCTGCCGGAGGACGGCTTCTCACACATCTCCACCGGCGGCGGCGCGTCGCTGGAATACCTCGAGGGCAAGGATCTGCCCGGCGTCTCGGTCCTGGGGGAGTAG
- a CDS encoding RNA polymerase-binding protein RbpA, translated as MVGGNAIRGTRVGAGPSGESERGESAPRRRISYWCANGHEARPSFALEAEIPEEWDCPRCGLPGGQDEQNPPAAPRTEPYKTHLAYVKERRSDADGEAILAEALDRLRKRREII; from the coding sequence ATGGTTGGCGGAAACGCGATTCGGGGTACCAGGGTCGGGGCCGGCCCGTCCGGCGAGTCCGAGCGGGGGGAGTCGGCGCCGCGGCGCCGGATCTCGTACTGGTGCGCCAACGGGCATGAGGCTCGCCCGTCCTTCGCCTTGGAAGCCGAAATTCCCGAGGAGTGGGACTGCCCGCGGTGTGGGCTGCCGGGCGGGCAGGACGAGCAGAACCCGCCCGCCGCGCCGCGGACGGAGCCGTACAAGACGCATCTCGCCTACGTGAAGGAGCGCCGCAGCGACGCGGATGGCGAAGCCATTCTCGCCGAGGCGCTCGACCGGCTGCGCAAGCGGCGCGAGATCATCTGA
- the tpiA gene encoding triose-phosphate isomerase, whose amino-acid sequence MARKVLIAGNWKMNLNHLEAIALVQKIAFSLPEKYYAKVDVTVLPPFTDIRSVQTLTDGDKLLLTYGAQDLSPHDSGAYTGDISGPMLAKLGCTYVTIGHSERREYHNEDDELVNKKVRAALKHALSPILCVGEQLEVREAGGQLEHTTNQLVAGLKGLKAEQVKNVVVAYEPVWAIGTGRVATPADAEEVCAALRATLAEKYGAEIADEVRVLYGGSVKSGNIGDLVKCDNIDGALVGGASLDADEFTKLCALAAGGPLP is encoded by the coding sequence GTGGCTCGCAAAGTTCTCATCGCCGGCAACTGGAAGATGAACCTCAACCACCTCGAGGCCATCGCGCTGGTGCAGAAGATCGCCTTCTCGCTGCCGGAGAAGTACTACGCCAAGGTGGACGTGACGGTGCTGCCGCCGTTCACCGACATCCGCAGCGTGCAGACGCTCACCGACGGCGACAAGCTCCTGCTCACCTACGGCGCGCAGGACCTCTCGCCGCACGACTCCGGTGCCTACACCGGGGACATCTCGGGCCCGATGCTCGCCAAGCTCGGGTGCACCTACGTGACCATCGGGCACTCCGAGCGGCGCGAATACCACAACGAGGACGACGAACTGGTCAACAAGAAGGTGCGTGCCGCGCTCAAGCACGCGCTTTCGCCGATCCTGTGCGTCGGTGAGCAGCTCGAGGTCCGCGAAGCCGGCGGGCAGCTCGAGCACACCACGAACCAGCTGGTCGCGGGCCTGAAGGGGCTCAAGGCCGAGCAGGTGAAGAACGTGGTGGTCGCCTACGAGCCGGTGTGGGCCATCGGCACCGGCCGCGTCGCCACCCCGGCCGACGCGGAGGAGGTCTGCGCCGCGCTGCGGGCCACCCTGGCCGAGAAGTACGGCGCCGAAATCGCCGACGAGGTCCGCGTGCTCTACGGCGGTTCGGTCAAGTCGGGCAACATCGGCGACCTGGTCAAGTGCGACAACATCGACGGCGCGCTGGTCGGCGGGGCGAGCCTGGACGCCGACGAGTTCACCAAACTCTGCGCTCTCGCGGCGGGCGGGCCGCTGCCCTGA
- the secG gene encoding preprotein translocase subunit SecG: MKLFLQVVLIASSVLLVVAVLLHRGRGGGLSSLFGGGMQSSLAGSSVAEKNLDRITLGLGAVWLISIVGLGLLLKI, translated from the coding sequence ATGAAACTGTTCCTGCAAGTGGTGTTGATCGCTTCCAGCGTGCTGCTGGTCGTCGCCGTCCTCCTGCACAGGGGACGCGGAGGCGGGCTGTCCTCCCTGTTCGGTGGCGGCATGCAGTCCAGCCTGGCGGGATCGAGTGTGGCCGAGAAGAACCTCGACCGGATCACGCTCGGCCTCGGTGCGGTCTGGCTGATCAGCATCGTCGGCCTGGGCCTGCTGCTGAAGATCTGA